A genomic region of Nitrospirota bacterium contains the following coding sequences:
- a CDS encoding class I SAM-dependent methyltransferase yields the protein MENVLKAQYERVRRFERKPFTQSIDYSFSSIIDRKRKWLKAHGRSFDISENGLGIYTDYPLEPGHIIWFNEGIEDKAGFVKYCIKSDNGYRVGVELDGKHVDIIDEATELFNKRLEEIEKKCQNKNENPQDILQAIEDAISEIRNAYIHFEEKVKDRNIIRDAQIRFREKTNHIISKSYFMNRARTWPQGYQGDYKMLEGMYRNTPLSQGLGYYLDLAFLRAPLTVAVRNRIEKLRTILKDELLIRNNPAVLNIACGSCREVFELSSEIESSSAKFTCIDLDNDALAFAANRLSYTNISPLSSKQVVLRKYNALRMFDHELNMKEFGKQDIIYSVGFFDYLETEFLIRILNSLYQLLNSGGILIAAFKDANRYIGPDYHWIVDWDGFLQRNEEEFRNILTMANIPDSAISENRDNSGLIVFYLIRK from the coding sequence ATGGAAAATGTATTGAAAGCTCAGTATGAAAGGGTAAGGAGATTTGAAAGAAAACCGTTTACTCAATCTATTGATTATTCTTTCAGCTCAATTATTGACAGGAAACGCAAATGGCTAAAGGCACATGGCAGGTCTTTTGATATCAGTGAAAATGGTTTAGGTATTTACACAGACTATCCGTTAGAACCGGGGCATATTATCTGGTTTAATGAGGGCATAGAAGATAAAGCTGGTTTTGTAAAGTATTGTATTAAGTCTGATAATGGCTACCGGGTAGGAGTTGAACTGGACGGGAAACATGTTGATATTATCGATGAAGCGACAGAATTATTCAACAAACGACTCGAAGAAATAGAAAAAAAATGTCAAAACAAAAATGAAAATCCTCAGGACATTTTACAGGCTATAGAGGATGCTATTTCAGAGATAAGAAATGCATATATACACTTTGAAGAAAAAGTTAAAGACAGAAATATTATACGTGATGCTCAAATAAGATTCCGTGAAAAAACAAACCATATAATATCAAAAAGCTATTTCATGAACCGTGCACGAACATGGCCTCAGGGCTATCAAGGTGACTATAAAATGCTCGAAGGCATGTACAGGAATACCCCGTTATCCCAAGGACTTGGCTATTATCTGGATTTAGCTTTTCTAAGGGCTCCATTGACTGTAGCAGTAAGAAACAGAATAGAAAAACTAAGAACAATATTGAAAGATGAACTACTAATTAGAAATAATCCCGCTGTATTAAATATAGCGTGCGGGTCTTGCAGAGAAGTGTTTGAATTATCTTCCGAAATCGAAAGTTCATCTGCTAAATTTACATGCATTGATCTTGATAACGATGCTCTTGCTTTTGCTGCCAATCGTCTCTCATATACAAACATTTCTCCTCTATCATCAAAACAGGTTGTCCTTCGAAAATATAATGCACTCAGAATGTTCGACCACGAATTAAACATGAAAGAATTCGGGAAGCAGGATATTATTTACAGTGTTGGATTTTTTGATTATCTTGAAACCGAATTTCTAATAAGAATATTAAATTCCCTGTATCAACTTCTTAATTCAGGTGGCATTTTAATAGCAGCTTTTAAGGATGCAAATCGTTATATTGGCCCGGATTATCACTGGATTGTTGACTGGGACGGCTTCCTCCAGAGGAATGAAGAAGAATTCAGGAATATATTGACCATGGCTAATATACCTGATTCTGCAATATCAGAAAACCGTGATAACTCTGGTTTGATTGTATTTTATTTGATAAGAAAATAA
- a CDS encoding formate--tetrahydrofolate ligase translates to MLLDPTKNADWEIAEAAEKTMKTSLQLAEELGIETDELIPHGHYIAKVNYSKVLDRLKNKPDGKFIEVTAITPTPLGEGKSTTTLGLLQGLGKRKKKVTAAIRQPSGGPTMNIKGSAAGGGLSQCIPLTEFSLGLTGDINAVMNAHNLAMVALTARMQHEFNYTDEQLSKRNLKRLNIDPKNIEMGWVIDYCAQALRNIIIGIGGKMDGFMMPSKFGIAVSSEVMAILSIFSDLADFRKRIGGIVVAYDKQGNPITTEDLEVAGAMTAWMRDAINPNLLQSLEGQPCFVHAGPFANIAVGQSSVVADKMCLKLSDYHITESGFGADIGFEKFWNVKCRYSGNIPNVSVITATIRALKHHGVNAGAPPVIPGRPIPKEYFEENLKWLEDGMSNVIHHINTVKKAGINPVVCINRFHTDTDEEVKLTKRMCEAAGARVAVSQHWQYGGEGALELADAVIDACNDRVDFKFLYDLETPIRKRIELIAKEVYGANGVSYSPEATAKAERFEKDPKFRDYATMMVKTHLSLSHDPTIKGVPKGWTLHIRDFLIYGGARFICPVAGNISLMPGTSSDPAFRRVDVDVKTGKVKGLF, encoded by the coding sequence ATGCTATTGGACCCTACAAAAAATGCAGATTGGGAAATTGCTGAAGCAGCGGAGAAAACCATGAAGACCTCTTTGCAATTGGCTGAGGAATTGGGGATTGAAACGGATGAACTTATACCTCATGGACACTATATTGCAAAAGTAAATTATTCAAAAGTGCTCGATCGATTAAAAAATAAGCCAGATGGTAAATTTATCGAAGTAACAGCGATTACCCCTACCCCTTTAGGTGAGGGAAAATCAACAACTACCCTCGGTCTTTTACAAGGATTGGGTAAACGTAAAAAGAAAGTTACCGCAGCTATACGCCAACCATCAGGCGGTCCAACTATGAATATTAAAGGTTCTGCTGCAGGCGGTGGTTTATCACAATGTATTCCTCTCACAGAATTTTCTCTTGGTCTTACCGGTGACATCAACGCTGTTATGAATGCCCATAACCTTGCTATGGTTGCTCTGACAGCAAGAATGCAACATGAATTCAATTACACAGATGAACAACTCTCAAAAAGAAATTTGAAGCGCCTAAATATTGATCCTAAAAACATTGAAATGGGATGGGTTATTGATTATTGTGCGCAAGCTCTCCGTAATATCATTATAGGGATTGGTGGTAAAATGGATGGTTTCATGATGCCATCTAAATTCGGCATTGCAGTTTCGTCTGAAGTAATGGCTATATTGTCTATATTCAGTGACCTTGCAGATTTTCGCAAAAGAATAGGTGGTATTGTAGTTGCATATGATAAACAAGGAAATCCAATTACAACAGAAGATCTGGAAGTTGCAGGAGCAATGACAGCATGGATGCGAGATGCTATAAATCCAAATTTACTCCAGTCATTGGAAGGCCAGCCGTGTTTTGTACATGCAGGGCCTTTTGCAAATATTGCTGTCGGTCAATCTTCCGTTGTTGCAGATAAGATGTGTCTTAAATTGTCTGACTATCATATTACAGAATCAGGTTTTGGTGCAGATATCGGTTTTGAAAAATTCTGGAATGTAAAATGTCGTTATTCAGGCAATATTCCTAATGTATCTGTAATCACCGCAACAATAAGGGCATTGAAACATCATGGTGTTAATGCAGGAGCACCACCTGTAATCCCAGGTAGACCTATTCCAAAGGAATATTTTGAGGAAAATCTCAAATGGCTTGAAGATGGAATGTCAAATGTAATTCATCATATTAATACAGTGAAAAAGGCAGGCATAAATCCTGTTGTCTGTATAAACAGGTTCCACACTGATACAGATGAAGAGGTTAAATTAACGAAGAGGATGTGTGAGGCTGCAGGTGCACGTGTTGCTGTATCACAGCACTGGCAATATGGAGGTGAAGGTGCTCTCGAGCTGGCTGATGCAGTCATTGATGCCTGTAATGATAGGGTTGATTTTAAATTCCTCTATGATCTTGAAACCCCTATACGGAAAAGAATTGAACTAATAGCTAAAGAGGTTTATGGTGCAAACGGTGTTAGTTACTCACCTGAGGCAACAGCTAAAGCTGAAAGGTTTGAAAAGGATCCAAAATTCAGAGATTATGCTACAATGATGGTAAAAACTCACCTATCCCTTTCTCATGACCCTACAATTAAAGGGGTACCAAAAGGATGGACACTTCACATTCGTGATTTTCTTATTTATGGTGGGGCAAGGTTCATCTGTCCTGTAGCTGGAAATATCAGTCTTATGCCAGGAACAAGTTCAGACCCTGCATTTCGTCGAGTGGATGTGGATGTAAAAACAGGTAAAGTTAAAGGTTTATTTTAA
- a CDS encoding beta-ketoacyl-[acyl-carrier-protein] synthase family protein, with protein sequence MNKKIVITGIGVISPIGIGKDIYWDNLVQGKKGFRTISLFDTSNFNVHIAGEINDFDPITFLGKKDLRILDRSTTLICSAAKLAIEDANLYISEDNTHSTGVSIGTTFGSLHSISQFDRVSLIEGPKYVNPSHFPNTVINSPASQVSIRFKIKGFNTTISTGFCASLDAVSYAYDFINLGRAHIVLAGGVEELCEETFLTFYKLGYLSGTDGSEPLCCPFDARRNGFILSEGASVLVLEDEEYALKRGAKILAYVLGYGNSFDPESDSNFSHKGKGLINAINNALKSASLYPDDINYISASANSAKGLDRMETKVFKEVFGKQIYKIPISSIKSMIGESYSASGALSLAAAVCSLQKGIIPPTVNYLEKDSECDLDYVPNIAISKKINNILLTASDFYGNNTAIVLGKYGG encoded by the coding sequence ATGAACAAAAAAATTGTTATAACCGGTATTGGTGTTATTTCACCGATAGGAATTGGGAAAGACATTTACTGGGATAACCTGGTTCAAGGCAAAAAAGGATTTAGAACAATAAGCCTTTTTGATACATCTAATTTTAATGTTCATATAGCAGGGGAAATTAATGATTTTGATCCCATCACTTTCCTCGGTAAAAAAGATCTTCGCATTCTTGATAGAAGCACAACATTGATCTGCTCTGCAGCTAAGTTAGCGATTGAAGATGCAAATCTTTACATCTCAGAAGATAACACTCACTCTACCGGTGTCTCTATTGGAACAACTTTTGGAAGCCTTCACAGCATATCCCAGTTTGACCGTGTAAGTCTTATCGAAGGTCCTAAATATGTCAATCCATCTCATTTCCCCAATACAGTAATTAATTCCCCAGCAAGTCAGGTATCAATTCGTTTCAAAATAAAAGGCTTCAATACAACAATATCTACAGGTTTTTGTGCCAGTCTTGATGCTGTCTCTTATGCTTATGATTTTATAAATTTAGGTAGAGCGCATATCGTGCTTGCCGGAGGAGTTGAAGAATTATGCGAAGAGACATTTCTTACCTTTTACAAACTTGGATATTTATCTGGAACTGATGGGTCAGAACCTCTATGTTGCCCGTTCGATGCGAGAAGAAACGGTTTTATTCTTTCTGAAGGTGCTTCAGTACTTGTTCTTGAAGATGAAGAATATGCACTAAAAAGAGGCGCGAAAATACTTGCTTATGTGCTTGGTTATGGCAATTCTTTTGATCCTGAATCAGACAGCAATTTTAGTCATAAAGGAAAAGGTCTAATTAACGCAATTAACAATGCATTGAAAAGTGCATCTCTTTATCCGGACGACATAAATTATATTTCTGCAAGCGCAAACTCCGCTAAAGGACTTGATAGAATGGAAACAAAAGTTTTTAAGGAGGTTTTCGGAAAACAGATATACAAAATACCTATTAGTTCAATCAAATCAATGATAGGTGAATCATATTCTGCATCAGGAGCTTTATCTCTTGCTGCAGCAGTTTGTTCTCTACAAAAAGGTATCATCCCTCCTACAGTAAATTATTTAGAAAAAGATTCTGAATGCGATCTGGACTACGTGCCAAATATTGCGATAAGTAAAAAAATAAATAATATACTTTTAACCGCATCTGATTTCTATGGTAATAATACAGCAATCGTGCTTGGAAAGTATGGAGGCTAA
- a CDS encoding histone deacetylase, which produces MKKVGFIYDDIFLKHKMPPGHPESSQRLTVILETLQKSILWNKLIHLKPCPAKENDILEVHTKKYFDNIKSFTGFYDSDTYISEHTFEVSLYAAGAIIEALEKTKQGIIERAFCAVRPPGHHAEKDSAMGFCIFNNVAIGARYAQKIGYKKIFIVDFDVHHGNGTQHIFEEDDTIFYFSTHQYPHYPGTGTDSERGVGKGKGFTYNIPLQAGSGDKDFFHCYNDILPNLVMKFNPDIILVSAGYDILSSDPLSGIYVSNEGIRNIVRSIISCQKLVRHTIPPIIFTLEGGYNLKALSESVLITLFELLEI; this is translated from the coding sequence ATGAAAAAAGTTGGTTTTATATATGATGATATATTTCTTAAGCATAAAATGCCACCTGGGCATCCTGAATCTTCTCAGAGATTAACAGTAATCCTCGAAACACTCCAGAAATCTATTTTATGGAATAAGCTAATTCATCTAAAACCCTGTCCTGCAAAAGAAAATGATATTCTTGAAGTTCATACAAAAAAATATTTCGATAACATAAAATCCTTTACGGGATTTTACGATTCGGATACATATATATCAGAGCATACATTCGAAGTATCACTTTACGCTGCTGGCGCCATTATAGAAGCTCTTGAAAAAACTAAACAGGGAATAATAGAAAGGGCATTCTGTGCAGTTAGACCTCCTGGGCATCATGCTGAGAAAGATAGTGCAATGGGTTTTTGTATATTCAATAATGTTGCTATTGGTGCAAGATATGCACAAAAAATTGGCTATAAAAAGATATTTATTGTTGACTTTGATGTGCATCATGGAAATGGAACACAGCATATATTTGAAGAAGATGACACAATATTTTATTTCAGCACACACCAATATCCTCATTATCCAGGCACAGGTACTGATTCAGAAAGAGGGGTTGGCAAGGGTAAGGGATTTACATATAATATACCTTTACAAGCAGGCTCTGGAGATAAAGACTTTTTTCATTGTTATAATGATATATTACCAAACCTCGTAATGAAATTTAATCCTGATATTATTCTCGTATCTGCTGGATATGATATTCTTTCGAGTGATCCTCTCTCTGGAATTTATGTTTCTAATGAAGGAATAAGAAATATTGTAAGAAGTATTATTTCATGTCAAAAGTTAGTACGACATACAATCCCGCCCATTATTTTTACCCTCGAGGGTGGATATAATCTTAAAGCACTAAGTGAATCTGTATTAATAACACTTTTTGAACTGCTTGAAATTTAA
- the fabZ gene encoding 3-hydroxyacyl-ACP dehydratase FabZ, with protein MQLDFEEIKKLIPQRFPFIMIDKILDVNPGKEALAVKNVSGNDIFFLGHFPEVAIMPGVAIIEAMAQTAIILFAAGTKIEPNEEKSIYFLGSVKARFHHPVVPGDQLKIKVMNIKSLSTGAYVTAEAFVGEKKVAEAELIFSKKENVFGGKSHVK; from the coding sequence ATGCAACTCGATTTTGAAGAGATAAAAAAACTTATCCCTCAGCGGTTTCCTTTTATCATGATTGATAAGATTTTGGATGTTAATCCTGGCAAAGAGGCCTTAGCAGTAAAGAATGTATCAGGAAATGACATATTCTTTCTTGGCCATTTTCCTGAAGTTGCAATTATGCCAGGTGTTGCTATAATTGAAGCTATGGCACAGACTGCTATAATTCTTTTTGCTGCAGGCACTAAGATAGAACCAAATGAAGAGAAATCTATCTATTTCCTCGGTTCTGTTAAGGCACGGTTTCATCATCCTGTTGTTCCAGGGGATCAGTTAAAAATTAAGGTGATGAATATCAAATCTTTATCGACCGGTGCATACGTGACCGCAGAGGCATTCGTTGGTGAAAAGAAAGTGGCAGAAGCAGAACTTATATTTAGCAAAAAAGAGAATGTTTTTGGGGGGAAAAGTCATGTTAAATGA
- a CDS encoding cyclic nucleotide-binding domain-containing protein, with product MIKTDILKQQILLQDVNGVTLNKISKMLKKISFKKGEQVFKEKDDTKGLWLIHSGKVEISRVTADGWRQTLVVLTTGHFFGELSILENRKHVATAVAIEDSELLLLPKEDFERLMEEDCAMALNIVKRIAIVMSKNLRRMNDKFLSALISY from the coding sequence ATGATTAAAACAGATATTTTAAAACAGCAGATATTGTTACAAGATGTAAACGGCGTAACTCTTAACAAGATATCTAAAATGTTAAAGAAGATATCATTTAAAAAAGGTGAACAAGTCTTTAAAGAAAAAGACGACACAAAAGGATTATGGCTAATACACAGTGGCAAGGTTGAGATTTCAAGGGTTACAGCAGATGGCTGGAGGCAAACACTCGTTGTTCTGACTACAGGTCATTTTTTTGGAGAATTGTCCATTCTCGAAAATCGAAAACATGTAGCAACCGCCGTAGCCATTGAAGACTCGGAACTGCTTTTGCTTCCCAAAGAAGATTTTGAGAGATTAATGGAAGAAGACTGTGCTATGGCACTTAATATTGTTAAGAGAATTGCTATCGTGATGAGTAAGAATTTAAGAAGAATGAATGATAAATTCCTGAGTGCTTTAATTAGCTATTAA
- a CDS encoding nodulation protein NfeD — MIYTPFCLKKKIIFSWSIILIFLLYSIFSISYSQETKKEVMVITIQSVINPVVAEFITKQIKKANERKVEAFIIELDTPGGLDTSMRNIVKDIIGSEIPVIVYVSPSGSRAASAGVFITLASHIAAMAPGTNIGAAHPVGIGEKMDKTMAEKATNDAAAYIKSIAEKRARNIQWAEDAVRKSISATETEALNLHVIDLISKNINSLLDEIHGKKVQTILGEKVLNTKNAVVIRENMSIRHKILGLISDPNIAYILMLLGFYGLFFELTNPGSIFPGVIGGICLILAFYSFQTLPVNYAGLLLIILSIIMFILEVKIISHGILTIGGIISMILGSIMLFESPAPFMKLSFYIILPAVIITALFFTLTFSLAFKAYKRKPVTGLEGLMGEKGIAVTNITKEGGMVLLHGERWSAFSDEPITKGEKIVIESIEGLTVKVKKL; from the coding sequence ATGATATATACCCCCTTTTGTTTAAAGAAAAAAATTATATTTTCATGGAGTATTATTTTAATTTTTCTACTCTATTCAATTTTTTCTATATCATATTCACAAGAAACAAAAAAAGAAGTTATGGTAATAACTATTCAGAGCGTAATAAATCCAGTTGTTGCTGAATTCATTACAAAACAAATAAAAAAAGCAAATGAAAGAAAAGTGGAAGCTTTCATTATTGAATTAGATACTCCGGGTGGATTAGATACTTCTATGAGAAATATTGTGAAAGATATAATTGGCAGTGAAATACCAGTAATAGTATATGTCTCACCAAGTGGAAGCAGGGCAGCTTCAGCAGGTGTCTTTATAACTCTGGCATCACATATTGCAGCAATGGCTCCAGGAACAAATATAGGGGCTGCTCATCCTGTAGGTATCGGTGAAAAAATGGATAAAACAATGGCAGAAAAAGCAACAAACGATGCGGCTGCATACATAAAATCTATTGCTGAGAAAAGAGCAAGAAATATTCAATGGGCAGAAGATGCTGTCAGAAAAAGCATTTCTGCTACAGAAACAGAGGCCCTTAATCTTCATGTAATTGATTTAATATCAAAGAATATCAATTCTTTACTTGACGAAATCCATGGTAAAAAAGTTCAAACAATTCTCGGGGAAAAAGTGCTAAATACCAAAAATGCTGTTGTAATACGTGAAAACATGAGCATCAGACACAAAATACTGGGGCTGATATCTGATCCTAATATTGCTTATATATTAATGCTCCTTGGTTTTTATGGTCTATTTTTTGAGCTAACAAACCCAGGTTCAATTTTTCCTGGAGTGATAGGAGGGATATGCCTGATACTCGCCTTCTATTCTTTTCAGACCCTTCCTGTAAATTATGCAGGCTTGTTATTAATCATTCTTTCCATTATCATGTTTATATTGGAAGTAAAAATCATATCACATGGCATATTAACGATAGGTGGAATAATTTCAATGATACTTGGTTCAATCATGTTATTTGAATCACCAGCACCGTTCATGAAACTTTCCTTTTACATCATACTTCCAGCAGTAATCATAACTGCCTTATTTTTTACACTAACATTCAGCCTTGCATTTAAGGCATATAAAAGAAAACCTGTAACAGGGTTAGAGGGTCTAATGGGAGAAAAAGGTATTGCGGTTACCAATATTACAAAAGAAGGAGGAATGGTATTATTACACGGAGAACGATGGTCAGCTTTTTCAGATGAACCTATAACAAAAGGGGAAAAGATAGTTATAGAATCTATCGAAGGTTTAACTGTTAAGGTAAAAAAACTATAG
- a CDS encoding slipin family protein: protein MPFIAPSFMGFLLIIFLIIYFLSSAIKILREYERGVVFRLGRVIPVKGPGLVIIWPIIDKLVKVSLRTVTMDVPPQDVITKDNITVKVNAVIYFRVMDPIKAITEVEDFYFATSQISQTTLRSILGQSQLDDLLTKREEVNAELQKVIDFQTEPWGIKVTAVEVKNVDLPTEMLRAIAKQAEAERERRAKVIHAEGEFQAAQKLTEAANIIATSPSALQLRFLQTLTEIATEKNSTIIFPVPIDLVKPFLDKFGKGSKTE, encoded by the coding sequence ATGCCTTTTATTGCACCATCTTTTATGGGTTTCCTCTTGATAATATTCTTAATTATATATTTCCTTTCAAGTGCTATCAAAATTCTAAGGGAATATGAAAGAGGAGTTGTCTTCAGGCTTGGCAGGGTGATACCAGTTAAAGGTCCTGGCCTTGTCATAATTTGGCCGATAATCGACAAACTCGTTAAAGTCAGTCTAAGGACGGTAACTATGGATGTGCCACCTCAGGACGTAATAACAAAAGATAATATAACTGTTAAAGTTAATGCAGTTATCTATTTCCGTGTAATGGATCCTATAAAAGCCATCACTGAGGTCGAAGATTTCTATTTTGCTACTTCACAGATTTCTCAAACAACACTCAGGAGCATACTCGGACAGAGCCAGCTTGACGATCTTCTGACTAAAAGAGAGGAAGTCAATGCAGAGCTTCAAAAGGTTATCGATTTCCAGACCGAGCCATGGGGTATAAAAGTAACTGCGGTCGAAGTAAAAAATGTTGATCTCCCAACTGAAATGTTAAGAGCGATTGCTAAACAGGCAGAAGCCGAACGTGAAAGAAGGGCAAAGGTTATCCATGCTGAAGGTGAATTCCAGGCTGCGCAAAAACTCACAGAGGCTGCAAATATTATTGCAACTTCACCCTCGGCATTACAGCTTAGATTTCTGCAGACTTTGACAGAAATTGCAACAGAGAAAAACTCAACGATAATCTTCCCTGTCCCGATAGATCTTGTAAAACCTTTTTTAGATAAATTTGGGAAAGGGAGCAAGACAGAATAG